Below is a window of Candidatus Cloacimonadota bacterium DNA.
TAAATACACCTCTCACAAGAAATCTGCTTATCCAACTATTTTTATCAGAATCAATACTTCCTTGATGACCATGAACAAGCAAGATTTTTACCTCTCCATTGCTATTTTTCATTTTCAATGCTTCTGGTGCTCCTTTATGTTTTTCGGGATTTTTCATAACGGGGTCATCTGGCGCACACCACTCATAATCATGATTTCCAAAAACACGATAAACACGAGCATTTCCAAATTCTCTCATCTTCTTATAAACACTATTATCATACCTTTTGATTACTTGATTCAAATCAAATTGCCAGAGTTCTTCAGTATCTCCAAGTAATATTAGCCTATAATCATTTTTATTATAAAAGGTGAGAGCAGTTTCAAGTGTTTCCTCATTGTGAAAAAAATCATCTGCATTTCCACCATCGCCTAAATGTAGGTCACTGAAAATAGCGTATTTCATACCTTTTGTCTCAAGCACATTAATATCTTTACTTTCCCATAATTGAAACAACTTTTTATAAGTTAATTCTTTGTCTTGTGCCATAGTTAGACTCCAATCAGATATTTGATAAATTAAATATTTGAGATGCTATATTTCAGTCAAGATAATCTATAAAAGCAAATTAATTTGCAAAGAATACAACAAATTTTTGACAAAATAATTCTACTTTATTAATGAATACTTTTTTATTCATCATTCTATGAAAGGATAAATATTATGGAAAAGATTATAGAAATTTACAAATATATGTCTGCCGATAGAATAATTGATATCCAATCAAATACTAAAGATGAAGCATTAAGGGAACTTGCAGATGTGATAAGTACAAGCGATAAGGTTACTAAAAAAGAGAGCTTTATAAAGAAAATTTTTGAACGAGAAAAATTGATGAGTACTGGAATTGGATATGGAATTGCTATTCCTCATATAAGAGATAAATCAATCCAAGATTTTGTCATTGCTCTTGGAAGAAAAAAATCTGGTCTGGAATATGATTCTATTGATAATAAACCTGTAAAGTTAATCTTTATGATTGGAGCATCTGACAAGCAGGATAAAGATTACATTCGCGTACTCTCCAAGCTAGTATTGCGTCTTAAAAACAAAAACTTTGTAAGGCAGCTTCTGAATGCAAGAAGTGCTGATGAGATTTATGGTTTGATAAAGAAACAGGAATAATAACTCCTGGGTATACTTAATGGACAATTTATCATTTTACCTATTATTTTTAGGTATTTCAATACTTGCAGCACTTATCTTTTCTCGCAGTGCAACATTTATTAAATCACCTCTTATCATCGGTTATATTGTCGCTGGAGCAATTCTCGGTCCCAGCATTATTGGATTTATAAGTTTTGAGCAGATTAAATCCTTACAAATAGTAAATGTTGTCACATTATCTTTAATTGGCTTTGGTATTGGCGGGGAACTTCGTTGGAAAGCAATCAGAAAACTGGGTAAAAGCATAATCTTTATTTTGTTTTTTGAATCTTTTGGTGCATTTCTTTTTGTTGGAATAATTTTAAGCATTTTTCTAAAAAACATTCCTATAGGAATCATTTTCGGTGCATTAGCTGTTGCGACTGCTCCAGCTGCTACTGTAGAGGTAGTAAGACAATACAAGGCAAAAGGCAGACTTACCACCACACTATATGCTATTGTCGGATTGGATGATATTTTAGCACTGTTGATTTTTGTATTGGCAATGCCTGTTGCACTTACTTTCTTAGGTGGTGCTAATTCAGGAACCGCAACCTCTGTAATTCACGCATTAAGTCATGCAGGATTAGAAACACTAATTACTATTCTAATAGGTGCAGGTATAGGATTTATTCTCATTTTATTCGTAAAGTATATTTATGAGAGAACCATACTCCTTTTGTTTTCACTTGGTATTATTTTAGTTAATTGTGGAATTGCAGAAACATTAGAACTCTCTCCAATTTTACTCAATATGGCAATGGGAATAGTTGTTGTTAATTACAGTGCAGTTAATTCTCGAAAAATATTTAGTGCTCTCGGTGATTGGTCTCCTCCGATGTATGTATGGTTCTTTGTGTTAGTAGGAGCAAGATTGGATTTACCGTGCTTGGTAAAATTTATAGGTCTAGCTTTAATTTATATTTTGGCTCGTTCAATTGGCAAATGGTTTGGAAGCTTTGTTGGTGGACAACTTGGTAGAGCAAAAACTACTGTAAAAAAATATTTGGGATTCTGTCTTCTTGACCAAGCGGGTGTGGCAATAGGTCTTGCTTTGGCTGCATCTAAAACCCTTGAAAAAATTGGATTAGTTGAGTATGGAGCTCAAATCATGAGCACAATTACTGCAACTACTTTTATAGTTATGCTTATCGGTCCAATTTTTCTTAAATATGCACTGTTTAAGTCTGGCGAGGCAAAAGNNNNNNNNNNNNNNNNNNNNNNNNNNNNNNNNNNNNNNNNNNNNNNNNNNNNNNNNNNNNNNNNNNNNNNNNNNNNNNNNNNNNNNNNNNNNNNNNNNNNGAAAAAATTGGATTAGTTGAGTATGGAGCTCAAATCATGAGCACAATTACTGCAACTACTTTTATAGTTATGCTTATCGGTCCAATTTTTCTTAAATATGCACTGTTTAAGTCTGGCGAGGCAAAAGGATGAAATTCTCACCGCCTACCTTTTCACCCTTCGTCCCGATTTATCGGGACTACGGAGAACGGGCATTAAAACTTCGGTAAGGCAGGCAGAGACACCCTACTTCGTCAAGACTACAAAGGGCAGGCAGAGAACACAGAGAAAAAATTATAATTTTTTAAGAAATATGATTATGATATAAACTCGTTTTTAAAAATAATAGTTAATGATTTTTAAGATGCTTTTCTTTTTAAAGCTTTTCTGAAAAATTAATTATAAAATCTTTGTGTCCCCGCGAACGCGGGGATGGAGTCTTTGTGGCAAAAATCAGGAGATAAGTATGTATATGATTTTACAATTATATAAAGAGAAATATTTAGACGATGTTATGATGGCATTAGCAGAAGCCGGGGTTGAAGATACAATTGTTCTAAGTGGAGAATCTCTAAGCCATAAGATGGCTTTTAGTATGCCATTGTTTGCCGGATTTCGCAAAACTGTTGGAGCTGAAAAGGGATATGCAAATATCATACTGGCAATCGCAGACGAGGAACAGATAGATTTTATGTTACAGGAATTAAAGAAGTCTGATATAAATTTTATTGATGATGAAATAGGTAAGATTGTGTTGTTGCCAGTTGAAAAAGTTATATAAAATTAAAAGTTATCTACAATATTGATAAAAGATGAAATAGGAGAAACAATGAAAAAAACAATGATAAGATTAGGTGTTATTCTATTAATTCTCTTTATTATTGGTTGTACTCAAACAAATGAAGTAGCATCCGTAGATGGTGAAAAACTTGTTCGTCAATTATGGTCTGATTTCAAAAGGAATAATAGGGATGTTCTTGAAAACTGGATTGCTGATGGCTTTCAATCTGTTCATGAAGATGGAGCAAGAGGTGGAGAGGAAGAGATCAAACTTCTTATGAATCTCAATCTTGGTGAATATACGCTTGACAATTTCAAAACAACTCAAAACGGGAATATAGTAATTATTACTTATACTGTATCCGCACTTGAAACGATAGAAGGAAAAGTATTGCCAACTGCACCTGCAGAGAGACTTTCTGTATTTAAAAAAATTGGTAACGATTGGAAATGGATTGCTCATGCAAACTTAAATCCGATGAATAAGTAGATTGTGGTATAAACCCGAGTCGGGTTTGTGGAACTCGACTCGAGTTTATAAATATTTCACTTGACAAACTTAAACCAATTAGATTTTTTTAATAAAAAAATAGAGTGAATTTACAAGGTGTTAAATTAGTGAGTCTGCATAATTTAATTGTAGACTAAAAAGGGAATCCAGTTAAAATCTGGAGCGGTCCCCGCCACTGTAAACAGCATATTCTTGGAAAAAGTCACTGATTCCGACATGTTCTCCTTCGGGGGATATATCGGGAATGGGAAGGCTTTTTCTTACTAAGCTGTGAGCCCCGTTAGATAGTAAACATCTAACGGGGTGAGCCAGGAAACCTGCCTTGTAATTGTTTTCCGAAAGTCTTTCGGTGGAAAGGATTGAGGTCAAAATAAATTTTTTATAGACCCAATTTCAACCGAGATTGGGTCTTTTTGTTTCAAAATTAAAAATAGAAAATTATAAATCAAAAATTAAAATGAAAAAAATTATATTTCAAATACTTATTGTAATGACTAATGGGACTAAAAACACCATTAAAAATGGTGTTAAGATCATTGCAATTTAATTGTAATTAGTAATTTTAAATAGATTTAATTTTATGAATAAAATATTGTTCGTGTTAGTTCGTGTAGTTCGTGGCAAAAAAGGGATTTACATATGAAAAAGATTATGTTTCTATTACTTATAGCAATAATCATTGTTTGTTGTTCAAAAACAGAAACAGAAATAACAACACTAAAACCAGGTCTTATTATTCTCTCTCCTGAAATTGCAGAAATCGTATGTGCTCTTGGTGGTGAAAAAAATATTATTGCAGTTACAAACGAATGCAATTATCCTGAAATACTAAAATATAAAGAAAAAGTCGGAAGTTTCAGCAGTCCAAATATTGAAAAAATTATAGCTTTACACCCAGATATGATATTCATTTCTGGATTGGAACAAGAGGTAATAAAAAGTCGGTTAAATAAGCTCAACTTGCCTGTCTATCAATTCTATCCGAAAAGTATAAATGATTTACTTAAAACATTTGAAGAAATAGGCATACTGCTTGGCAAAG
It encodes the following:
- a CDS encoding cation:proton antiporter → MDNLSFYLLFLGISILAALIFSRSATFIKSPLIIGYIVAGAILGPSIIGFISFEQIKSLQIVNVVTLSLIGFGIGGELRWKAIRKLGKSIIFILFFESFGAFLFVGIILSIFLKNIPIGIIFGALAVATAPAATVEVVRQYKAKGRLTTTLYAIVGLDDILALLIFVLAMPVALTFLGGANSGTATSVIHALSHAGLETLITILIGAGIGFILILFVKYIYERTILLLFSLGIILVNCGIAETLELSPILLNMAMGIVVVNYSAVNSRKIFSALGDWSPPMYVWFFVLVGARLDLPCLVKFIGLALIYILARSIGKWFGSFVGGQLGRAKTTVKKYLGFCLLDQAGVAIGLALAASKTLEKIGLVEYGAQIMSTITATTFIVMLIGPIFLKYALFKSGEAK
- a CDS encoding PTS sugar transporter subunit IIA codes for the protein MEKIIEIYKYMSADRIIDIQSNTKDEALRELADVISTSDKVTKKESFIKKIFEREKLMSTGIGYGIAIPHIRDKSIQDFVIALGRKKSGLEYDSIDNKPVKLIFMIGASDKQDKDYIRVLSKLVLRLKNKNFVRQLLNARSADEIYGLIKKQE
- a CDS encoding nuclear transport factor 2 family protein; this encodes MKKTMIRLGVILLILFIIGCTQTNEVASVDGEKLVRQLWSDFKRNNRDVLENWIADGFQSVHEDGARGGEEEIKLLMNLNLGEYTLDNFKTTQNGNIVIITYTVSALETIEGKVLPTAPAERLSVFKKIGNDWKWIAHANLNPMNK
- a CDS encoding metallophosphoesterase family protein, which translates into the protein MAQDKELTYKKLFQLWESKDINVLETKGMKYAIFSDLHLGDGGNADDFFHNEETLETALTFYNKNDYRLILLGDTEELWQFDLNQVIKRYDNSVYKKMREFGNARVYRVFGNHDYEWCAPDDPVMKNPEKHKGAPEALKMKNSNGEVKILLVHGHQGSIDSDKNSWISRFLVRGVFKPFEPIAKFLKLYGHPSATKSQVTTDYEQIMYTWAKKEKVILICGHSHRAIFASKSYADRLEDEIAELQADNLAHRTEKKRV